The nucleotide sequence GGACGGTCTGGGCCGGAAGGGGGGCCGCGCATGAGCCCAACCGGGGAAACCCCTCTCTGGCGGCGGCTGCTGTTCCGCCATGAGACACTGTTGCTGCTCGTGCTCGTGGTCGAGTGGCTGCTCTTTTATCACTACGGCACGACGGTGAACCGCCGGGGGGTGACGGTCGGCTTCGGCACGATGGACCGGCAGATGGACATCCTGCGCCACTCCTGTGAGATCGGGCTGCTCGCGCTGGCGCTGACGCCCGTGATCCTCACGGCCGGCATTGATCTGTCGGTCGGTTCGCTGCTGGGCCTCTGCGCGATCGTCTTCGGCAAGCTCTGGCACGATGCCGGGGTGGGACTGCCGCTGGCCGCAGCCCTGACGCTGCTGGCCGGGGCATTGGCGGGCGGACTCAACGCCGGGTTGATCACGCGGCTGCGGCTGCCGCCGTTGATCGTGACCCTGGGCACGTATTCGCTGTTCCGCGGGCTGGCCGAGGCGATGACGCAGGGGGCTGTCACCTACACGGATTTTCCGGCGGCTTTCCTGTTCCTGGGTCAGGAGCGTTGGCTCGGATTGCCGGCCCAGGCCTGGGTACTGCTGCCGGTGGCCGCGGGCGTCTGGCTGATGGTGCACGCGACCG is from Lacunisphaera limnophila and encodes:
- a CDS encoding ABC transporter permease, which gives rise to MSPTGETPLWRRLLFRHETLLLLVLVVEWLLFYHYGTTVNRRGVTVGFGTMDRQMDILRHSCEIGLLALALTPVILTAGIDLSVGSLLGLCAIVFGKLWHDAGVGLPLAAALTLLAGALAGGLNAGLITRLRLPPLIVTLGTYSLFRGLAEAMTQGAVTYTDFPAAFLFLGQERWLGLPAQAWVLLPVAAGVWLMVHATATGRSLRAIGFSPEGARYAGLPVDRRVALVYVLAGVIAALAALIYTARLGQAKADAGTGYELFAITAVVLGGTSIFGGRGSITGTLLGVAAIAVLKNGLATLPVVIRLNATEELAGVLTGLLLLLALLGSNLPAWLGRGRTPR